The genomic region ttatttaaaataattttaaattttttgggtgCATGactgattgtttttaatttatatattaaataatttcttatgtaattgtaaaagagatagtattaattttaaaatattgaattaattatcattatagtttagggtttatggtttagggtatatgatttagagtttaaggtttaggagttactattttcaggtttatggattataggtttagggattatggtttagggtttagggtttaagatttaagagttactattttaaggtttatggattatgggtttagggattatggtttatggtttatgatcTAAGGTTggggtttaaagtttaggggtttatggtttatgttttatgatttagggtttaagggataggggtttagggtttagattaattagtgttttttaatcaAGCCTTTTTCACCCTTATTTGCAGGGTTCTTAGAATGTCATATGTTCGTGCTCGTGTTAGAAACAAGTTTCAGACACTGATACTTCAAGTAAAATCAAGAGTCAAAGGAATAGAATTATCCTTTCTATTAACCAACCATGAACTTCTTTCGGATTGATTTGATCCTTCTAATTTGTTCGATTCTATCGTAACATCATAAGCTCTGTCTTCTTTAATACAAAAAACTATGTATTATTCATCAGGAAGACATATCCAGCTCaagttttcatattatttaaaattattttcattcacaattataaattttacaaattaaatatatagtgtggaacaaaacaaatttaatttaaaggaatttaagaaataattaaacctttcaaatatagaaacaaagaagaaaattggattgaatctttaaatatttagtaGTATCAAAGGCATTAACGGCGTTTTTTTCATAAATGCCgcaaaaaattaagcaaaaatcattttgttttaataaaaatggcgccgttttatTGGATTTCTTAGTGGTGTTTTTGGTGAAACGCTACAATATGTCGGGCTATAGCGGCGCTATCctaaaaatgccgcaaaaagttattctgtttttattaaaacggcgtctttttatttgattttttagtggcgtttttggtaaAACGCCGCAACATGTCGGGCTTTAGCGGCGCTAGGTGAAAAACACCACAAAaggttaatttgttttaatcaaaACGAAgccgttttattttattttttagtggcattttcgTCAAAATGCCGCAATAGGtagggctttagcggcgctaccaaaaaacaccgcaaaatgttattttgttttaatcaaaatGGCGCCATTTTTGTaggttttttagtggtgttttcAGTTAAACGATGCAATATGTAGGGATTTAGCGGCGCTATGGATAAACGCCGTAAAGGTTGATTTCTTTTAGGCAAAACGTCGTCGTTTTGCTTTCCTCCATTTTACCCAACCAATAAACCCGATGAACCTTATTCATTTCCCCCTTCTTCTGAATTTCATTTCCCCCTTTTTCCCAGTCTGAGATCCTTAAATTTCACCCAAAATTTGCAGCCCAACCTTTTTTCCTCTGTTTTTTTTCCTCAACCTGTTCTCCTTATTCCTTTTTCCCCCCGAAATCCTTAAGTTCCACCCGAAATCAGTAGCCTAACTATTTTTCCCTAAATCGGTAGCCTTGAAATCAATATTGAAGGTTTGTTCTCGTgtcttgatttgttttttttcgtatggattttatattatttttggttatgTTTTAAGATGTGCGTATCTATATTTTAGCTTATTATTGCTCAAAAATGGTGAACTTGGATTCGACTGATAGAAAAATGGATATGGGTGTTCATGGTTGTTCATGGCTGTTCATCTTTGTTTCCATAATTACAAatgaacattttttaaaataatttttggagaCTGTTCGttggaatttataaaatctaGGGCTTTCAGTTTCTACCAAGTCGAATTGGAAAGGCTTAATTTTGACTGTTAGGCAGCTTGTCGAAATCTCGTTTAACTATAGATCCATTGAGTCATggaaagttaaattttagtctTCATTGTCCTTCCGTGTAGTTGGAATTTCAGCAGTGTTTCTGTTTTCAAATTAATTCATGGAGCTGTTACTCGTGAGTTTGACCATTTAGTGTTATTTGGGTAGTATTGGTAGTTTTAAAACTTGAGAAATTTGCATTTTAGGTTTTAGgctatttaaaagaaaaaaatactgaTGGAATTATGTGGCGGCCTTGTTGCATGGTGATTATGTGTTTGATGCTGTTAAGATTGAGAGATTGTGTTTGCCCCCGGTATCCTCTAGATGAAATAATGTTATTAAGTTAGACTCTGAGTAAGTGAGGTGCAAAGGTCAATAATCTGTAATATGATGGTATTGTAATTGTTCTTCGTAACAAGTCGGTGAAATTGCAATCTGTCTCAAAGATATTGAAGTGTTAGTTCTCATATATAACTTCATGTTATGGATCTATTTGTGAATATATCTTCATGTTTTCgatctaaaaaatatttcctgAATTTGCTGGAGCTATTTGAATCTTGCCCAATCTTCATTTCTTAATTCTAATGCTGTAACTGTTTccattgaattttgattttttttcttcctaatGCTTGTAGGAAAATATCAATTGCTTGCTCGGCAAGAGACAAGTAATTTCTTCTTCTgcattatttctttttgttcaaaatatttggttaaAAGTTTCCTAACTTTGTCATGTAATTTACTCTACTATCCTTTTATCCTAGCTACCATCTTCCTATTGCTTTCCTGCTTGTTATCGGTTTTACACTGTTTTCTTTTGGGAAAGGGAAGGCAGGGCTTGGGTCTTTGGTTGTGTTATTATAAATGATGTAGACTGCAGGGATCTTGTCTGGTTCGATTCGAGCTTCAAACCCCAGTTTTAAGTGTTACTAATGTATGTTTGAGATAACTTTCGAAATATCTTGTTTCCGGGTTCGGGTCTGGTGAGATTGATAATTCAATATTAttggtaaatttgtttttatcttGCTTTTGTGAGAATAAAAATACAATGGTTTCCCTTTTGCTTGTGTTTTTATCTTGGTAAATTTGTGGCACAAAGCAACATTTAGTCTTTCaagttgataatttttttcaattcattaaatattattatttttgtctaGATTAGCTCTTGaactaaaatgtcaaaaatgtaaaatatttattttatatatcatcatTAAGAGATGTTCATGTGGCACTCTGAGATTgttcaatatataattttaaaatatataaaaagagctctaataaaaataaaaaataaaaactataaaagtttatttatcatatcattaaattattattaataaaatttattaatcaatgttttaattgttattttaagaaaaaaattcaaagtaacgtgcaattttcttcttccagttttaattaataattttaaacggATAAAGTCTcattaagtaaattatttaatttactttttaatttacatagcttacataaatatatatcacatcaaaacttacataacttacataatttacataacttaataacttttatatatcatatcataacttacttaactcacataatttacataacttaataatttttatatatcatatcataacttacataactcacataacttacgtaaattaataacttatatatatcatatcataacttacctaactcacataacttacataacttaataacttttatatatcatatcataacttacataacttacataacttaattatacttgtaaataaacaacttacccgtgtaatttattgtcaactttaGACGTCAAGAACTACGAAATTGACcagtcttggatgaatttgtcaagggtaagtaACGACTAttgaaatggagtacaaacttttctaaattttgcatttcaaaatgcaagccaagagaatatgattctttacccgtgtaagaagtgtggcaaCATCAATTGGCATTTTCGTGAAGTTGTCTACGaatatctaattgttgatgggtttattCGGGGgtataaaaaatggattttccaTGGACAGTTCACACTTAGTAGAACCTCTTCAACGATTAATCTGGCTTATTCTCATagtgcttaccatcagtctgttagagAAGATGatatggaaggtatgttgcgggatgcgtTTAATATGCGCAGTCATGGTTTACAATCTTTCCACCCGACTTTGTTGCATCCGATGATTGTAATCatggtggaaatgcttttaccgaaacAGGAAGAAATGTACCtgatgaagagccgaatggagaagcggcaaagttctacacgttacttaatgaaatgaatggaGAACTTTATGAGggataaaaatttttaaaaatgtcctTCTgtattcatctttttcaattaaaatgtttgggagggtggaccgcaaactctttgacaatgctgttagattTTTTAAGAGATATGTTTCCGTTTGTAAAAATCCCTcattcatgcaaagatatgaagaaactgATAAAAGATTTAAGCATTGGGTGcaacaaaattcatagttgcccaaatgactacatgttgtattggggtgaTCGAAAAAACCAACAGTCTTGTCATGTATGCGATAAATCTTGTTGGATGAATAAAAATACAGAAGATGTGAATGAGGATAAAAATGGTGCACAGTCAAGGAAGAAGCCAATTAAGATTTTGCGATATTTTCCGCTAATACCAAGGCTtaaaaggcttttcatgtcgtcaaAGACAGCCGAGTCTATGATGTGGCACCATGATgaacgaaccgatgatggattattaaggcatcctgCAAATTCTTTAGcgtggaaatcatttgacagtaaatttccaagctttgcaagcgatacttggagtgtgaggcttgggctagcatctaatggatttaatccttataaaaTCATGAACACATCGTACAATACTTGGGctgtagtgcttgttccttacaatttgcctccatggatttgcatgaagcaatcttcctttatattatctatgattatccctggagagaaaggtcTCAGAAATGATATTGACATCAATTTGCaaccacttattgaagagttaaaacaattatgggcggGTGTTGAGACATATGATGTattgagaaaggagaactttaatttacgtgcagctttgttGTGAACTATTAATGACTTCTCGGCTTATGTCAATTTAtctggttggagtaccaagggatGTTATACTTGTCCTTATTGTGTTGCGCAAACATGTTCGAAATGGTTATATAATGGGAAGAAATTCTCTTatatggggcatcgtcggtggttaccgagaaatcataaatttagatttcagagtattctatttgacggtactgaagagttcagagaagctcctttgTAGACCAttggatctgaaatcttgttcatgttgaaagattcagttatgggaagatgaatcaaccaccCAACACACAAACAAAGAGAAGATCGAGGGATGAatctgatgaagaggatgaccctaatgaggcggacttgtggaaaaaaagaagtattttttgaGTTTCTTATTGGGAGCAACACATTTtgcgacacaatcttgatgcatATTGAGAAACTATTTGCGAGAACATCATTGgaacaattttgaatgtcgatggaaaatcaaaagacaatattcagagtcgacttgatttagttcacATGAAAATTCAGCGTGATCTTCATCCCCAAGTACTTttgaatgggaaatatcggttgctgctttctattttttcaatttcgaagaaagagaaagaagtgttctgcatggtcttgaaggatataaaggtttcagatgcgtatgcatcaaatatatctcgatgtgtacTATGTCACATGATTACCCAAtgtaatgaaagccatttgtggcaaagttttgaatgttgaagaacttgagaaagtacaagatcgagccgctttgactttgTGCAATTTAGAGAagatcttcccaccttccttcttcactattatggtgcaCTTGCTAATCCATCTCCCTCATGAAGCAATACTTGGtagacccgttttctatcgatggatgtatcctatAGAAAGgtgctaatttatttgtaaattattcattcattcacctctatgcctttagttacaacttttgataatattgtatatcgtgtttaggttcctatccaaattgaAGTCTTATTGCCGTAATAAGCGTATCTAGAAGGATCAATTGCTGAAGGTTACTTGGCAGAGAACTGTATGACTTTTTGTTCTAGATAtttagaagatgttgaaacaaaaCTTAACAGACCAAGTAGAAATGTTGGGCTCACTGATCATAACTTGGCCgaaacttatttatttcaaagttaGGAAAACCAATcagcaaagttgaaattgtagAATTAGATGATAGATCGTGGGTagaagcacatcgatatgttcttttTCACCACGATTCAATGGAACCATTACACAAGTAAGTTCTATAATTTGAgaaatattcatctttttaatttgtttatcttctaacaaagtaaacctctttttaacatagtgagtacaaacaaatctTGAGATCTCGTTCACGCTCCCGAAGATTACAACATCGAGAGATGAATAAGTTAttcacagaatcttttcatgaatggttaagccaaatggTATGCAATTGAAGCtttcatttataaataataatgttttctcataacatttataattactcaatttactttcgattcaataggtttggagtcgGCAGGACATCaatgacgaagttaaatggcttttcGAAGGTCCGAATAGAGTAGTAAAAAGATATAGTGCCTTCCTCATCAAtagattcagatttcatacgaaatatcgcgagagattgaagagaactcaaaattgtggaatagttgttaattcttcaattacaaggtatgctagtgctagggacagtaatcctgttgagggaaatgtggagtattacggacttcttactgacattatTAAGTTTGATTACTAtgacaaatggaaagttgtcttatttcgatgtGATTGGGTCGATATTAATAATTCTCGTAGAATTAAataagatcaatttggttttacaatggtgaacttctctcgattgattcacactggacaacaattgatagttgagccgtatgtattttcttcttaagtgaaacaagttttttactcgaaAGATCCTACTGATAAGGGTTGGTACgctgtactccgtaacatccctagagtcTTATTTGACATGGgcaatggaagtagagatgGCATCGGCgaaagatcagaaactttgccttttctagaacaaaacttaaataaaaaatccctagtactagtacacaatttcaataggTTTGCCAGGATgttgatgaagatatttacgaattatgatgtagtaagattttacgattttttaattatatgtaatatcataatttaaatcttggtcttattaaatattttaactattttatatgtactattattgttgtaattagttactaaaatttaaactattttatgtgtattgcagataaaatgcttAGAAAAAGATTGCGAGATCTAAGTATTGTTCAAAATACTCCCAATTcggaagaaacaaatagtgaacaacagaCCGCAATTGGATTTTTGAATGTTCCGAATACACCTGACGAACCTgtagaaattcaaagtaatgttaaatttaatttacatgtttgttgacttttattattgatttctttttcaaattcttatattataatataccatttttcagCTGAAAGTGATGGGACGCgtagaggtcgaggacgtacactacttaaatatttatactaGTTAAATCCTTTCGAGCGTGTCAAAATATCTAGAAACAAtcttggtcagcctgttggatcagaagctcgacttttagcaggatattTGGGCATTATAGCACGAAATGCCAATATGTttcctatcaactacgagtcatgacATCAAATgcctgatagtaacaaaaatcaagctctcgaaaatattaaggtaacaaaatgtgaatgtaatttataatactttggtttaagtttcatttatatttactttctaaacttgtgtttttttgtAAGAGAGGTTTGCTTCAGAGGTCTCGGATAATTATGTCAAGAAGGCATTggaaaaaagatggagagaccataaaaatactttaaagaaagaatatttgaagaaaaaaataaccCTCGAAGAGAAATTGCGAAATATCTCGCCGAGAATGTTGAGGTACCAACAAAAAGATACAGttagatttttgaatttaaagaaAGAAGAGGTATTATGTACTTCCAAAATCTTATAATTATTtcggtttatagtatttactatatacgtaataataatttcataatgtaggatcgtgaacgagttggaacaaGCAACAGGCAAAAACAGAAGTTCACTCACACAGTTGtgtcgaaaagttttgcttgtgtagctgaggccgaggtattttaaatttattaatagtgtcaaatatttattactctattaaatactatttttactactatattatAGGAACTATTGtctggtcaaaaagttggatgGCTTCAGATTTTTGACATAACACACAGGAAGAAAGATGAATCTCGTATGACttctgaagctgcagaaattatggtatgtttacttaataaaatttgaattattttaaatagttatagtgtttaattataatgatttaattatttatttgtaatgcaaataatgttaagttatgttgcatttatttttataatatatattacgtttctaactctttgattgatttattaggagaaactaaaggataaaaaggaaGAGTATGAAGCGGTTACTTtgagtgatagttctgttcatcttgacgacattgataaccggattattactgaagttttagGTCCtaaaaggtatggtcgggttcgatttcaaggatcttttgttaacccaacccaatattttggatccagcttacaacaatacatgccttcagggagtcaggctcaagctgaagttcagaggttaagagaccagatggtACAGATGCAAGCAAACACAGATGAGCGAATTGCTCAACTTAAAGTAGAAGctgaaagaaaatatgaagaactccagctacaacttaaagcggaggcaacaacgagagaagcagagcagagcaaaaagtacgacgcactccagctacaactttagaatatgatgaagatgtttcagcagtcgcaaaatccgccatcttagactattgtatgaatatttttaacattttaacttttaacattattgtaagaataatttgaattctacttcatttatcaatttatatcatatatctttCGTTGAATTTGAAGTCATTTAGATTTGCTATTTTTGGTTGGATTCAATGCTACAGGAAGGGTTGCATATGGATGAAAATTGGATGCTacaaattttccaaagttagtggcatttttttgtaaaacaccGCTAAAAAACGGTACTTTTAGTGGCATTTGTGGAAAACGTGttgctaaaggtcatgttctttagcggcgtttgtgaaaaaaacgccgctaaaggtcatgttctttagtagCGTTTGTGATACCTTTAGCGGCGATTATGTTAAAAccccgctaaaggtcatgttctttatcAGCGTTTGTgacaaaagcgccgctaaagaacatgacctttagtaGCGCTTCTCTTTAAAGgccactaaaggtcatgatctttagcagcgtttgtgataaaagcgccgctaaaagtcatgttttttagcggcatttatgTGAAAAAATGCCGCCAAAATTAGCGACATtgtctatagcggcattttttgcggcgttttctaaaagcctattttgctGTAGTGGAGTCTATCGATTTTAATGTGATTGGCTGAACGAGAAGGGTTGGTGTAGGGGGCTCGAGTAAGCAGAAAAGGCCTGTAGATCTCTCATTTACTATTTGCTGATGATAGTATATTATATGGGGAGGCTTTAAGAAGGGGGCACAAACGTTAAAGACGATCCTTATAGAGTACGAAGATGTTTCTAGTCAGTGtgttaattataaaaagtcTACGGCTTTTTATAGTACGAATACAACTAAGTAGATGATAAATTGCATTATACAAATCTTGAATGTCTGAAATTCTATTGTCACATCCGAAAAATCGAGTTagtaaaaatttagttaataaatCGAGAGTGGTCATGACcgaatttttatttagataattttttgctcataaataaatatcaattatagtgATTGAGTAGTGGTAGAGCTGTCCTTGATGATCTGGGTTCAAATCCCTTCCTtctcattaatttctttttggtgCAAATTTGTTTTTAACCCTTAGCAAAGGTCATctcatgtttttaaatattttctgttaaaatgatgaaaagaagTAATGTGGTCAAGTCGTTAACTGCTTAGATAATTTCCTAAAGGTCCTATGTTTAATTCTCCActtccaaatttttatttaatttttttgacaacTTTAGCTAGTGTGAACACTCCTTGCCGTCCAACCTAGTTACCATGCATGGGAAAAGATTATTTCCTTGTGTGCGAGTCAACCTTTCCTCATTAAGCCCCATTTTCACTCCCATGATCCCTTTTTTGCTCATTTGTCCCCTCAACATACCATTCTCTTCACCCTTACCTTTTGTGATGTTCATTGAACCtagaaaagatgaagaacacCATTTTGTTACaccttttcattcttttccttttcattgtCATTCCCCTCCTTTGCTCCTCTATTTTCTCTCCTCCTCCTCTTTTGCACCACATTGAACCACCATTATATTGATGTTGGTCTCCTTTCCTCCACCGTTAGCCACCACCACTTCATCACCCAtcctcttcttctcttcttttttttgttccaTCGCCGCCTTTAACGCCACCCACCACCACCGTGTCAACTACCGCGTAACTcctctcttttttattatttttctctcttctcatttcttctctttttaagTGAGTGACCGAACgcatattttcttcttctcttatACCGAATCACTAGACTGCCACCGTCGTTGCCGTAACACCATTGTCGATGGTTGAGATTCTTCCTCATTTTTTCCTCAATTTTCAACcttttttattcttctaagTCATCAAAAATtctgtattatttatttttttaattaattcttaattctaaacttttttatggacttatttatttcaaaaatagtcCTCTTTAGATCCTTCTTTCCTCTCCGATTTGTGTGCAAGACAATCTATTGATCCTTTCGTTCCAATCGTGATAATGTAAGCATAAGGGTTGTGAAGAAATGTTTTTCTTCTCCTTATTTTTCTTCCCTTGGCCAAATACTTTAGAGAATCttagtaaattattttcctCGTGTATTAACATCTCTTATGTTATGTATTGTTTAAGGGTCGACCAACATCAACCCGAGAGACTACTAAACGTTGGGATTTAAATCGCTTATCCGAGAGATTATTTTAAGGGTAAGTGATAAAGGAAAAATCGACACCACTATTGTATCAACCTTATTGACGATCGTTATTAACGTAAGATCACTATTTGTTGATTGATTAGTTAATCTAATCATTAGATCCACGTGTGGGCATTCTTAGAGATTTGTCGCACATCGGATCTACGATTAGGTGTGGATTTTAACACTAAACTAAATTAagtctttattttatattgataaaaatgttGTTACTTAAATAATGTTATTGATAAGGATACTTTATGTATCCACAAAGAGAGATAAACCATCAATATGGATTTTGTCAAGTAAGTATTTCCCCAAATCGTATATGTTGTGAAAAAGCATATTATGTGATATTGATGCTtattattgatttgaaaaatatgtacatCCCGTTctcatgttatgtgattatatggcATACTTAATGTTCGCatgaaaataaattgtgaaattttggtaCCATGTGTACATATGAGATTTGCGTGTTAGATATGCCTATATGATTTGAGTGATTTTGGTCacatcacatgcatggggtgggatatgTGAAAGGTGAAAGTatgtggcagtttatctgcattaATGTGACACTGTTCATGATTTTGATTATGTGGCAGTATATCTGTGATTTTGGTGGCTCGTCTACGATATTGATTATTGGTAGTTTATCTATGATTTTGATAACACTGTTCacaatttggtgtgttggatggacgagttctaAGGAACTTGAGTTCGGTAGCAGAGATGAGTAGGACCGTTTTCATAAAATCTACATCGTTTTACGAAATGTGCATTGAAACGATCATGCATAGTATAAGTGTgaaatattgagttatatgaaattgatatgattaTTATAGTTGTATAATGTATATGCTTATATGCATGTGATTGTGTTTATGTTAATCTCACATtgagctttatagctcacccTTTTAGTTTTTTGATTTTACGGATAATCCCGA from Gossypium raimondii isolate GPD5lz chromosome 1, ASM2569854v1, whole genome shotgun sequence harbors:
- the LOC105785698 gene encoding uncharacterized protein LOC105785698 isoform X2, with amino-acid sequence MPDSNKNQALENIKDRERVGTSNRQKQKFTHTVVSKSFACVAEAEELLSGQKVGWLQIFDITHRKKDESRMTSEAAEIMEKLKDKKEEYEAVTLSDSSVHLDDIDNRIITEVLGPKRYGRVRFQGSFVNPTQYFGSSLQQYMPSGSQAQAEVQRLRDQMVQMQANTDERIAQLKVEAERKYEELQLQLKAEATTREAEQSKKYDALQLQL
- the LOC105785698 gene encoding uncharacterized protein LOC105785698 isoform X1, which gives rise to MLRYQQKDTVRFLNLKKEEDRERVGTSNRQKQKFTHTVVSKSFACVAEAEELLSGQKVGWLQIFDITHRKKDESRMTSEAAEIMEKLKDKKEEYEAVTLSDSSVHLDDIDNRIITEVLGPKRYGRVRFQGSFVNPTQYFGSSLQQYMPSGSQAQAEVQRLRDQMVQMQANTDERIAQLKVEAERKYEELQLQLKAEATTREAEQSKKYDALQLQL